The proteins below come from a single Candidatus Anaeroferrophillus wilburensis genomic window:
- a CDS encoding HlyD family efflux transporter periplasmic adaptor subunit: MAVQWRKYVFITIGIGLVVLGIVYGFWPRPVMVETAAVERGPLTVTIAEEGKARVVDRYLLSAPIAGFVRRLTWDVGDKIGVGERVAELLPLTEEMLDRRSRAQAEAKVAAARAALQATREQVVAARAAMELAQVKEARLQQLVATDSAARESLDEAESRARTSEAALRSAEFMVQVAGYELEAALAVLQISAAEMVPEPREQVVIKAPAAGRVLAVYHESAGVVGAGEALLEVGDPRSLEVEVDLLSADAVRVAAGTPVIFEHWGGEDPLHGVVKRVEPRGFTKISALGVEEQRVLVIVDFTSSAEEWERLGDGYRLDARFILWHDDDVLQVPSSSLFREAGRWAVFVVERGRARQQLVEVGRHGGLQVQILAGLAEGQQVIIHPSAKVEAGRRIARR, encoded by the coding sequence TGGCCACGACCGGTGATGGTGGAAACAGCTGCGGTTGAGCGGGGTCCCCTGACGGTTACGATTGCCGAGGAGGGCAAGGCGAGGGTCGTTGATCGCTATCTGCTGTCAGCTCCGATTGCCGGTTTTGTCCGCCGGCTCACCTGGGATGTGGGGGATAAGATTGGTGTCGGTGAAAGGGTGGCTGAGCTGCTGCCGCTCACGGAGGAGATGCTTGATCGTCGCAGTCGTGCCCAAGCCGAAGCAAAGGTTGCCGCTGCCCGGGCAGCATTACAGGCTACCCGTGAGCAGGTTGTTGCGGCCCGGGCAGCGATGGAACTGGCCCAAGTGAAGGAAGCGCGGCTGCAGCAGCTGGTGGCTACCGACAGTGCGGCGCGGGAATCGCTGGATGAGGCAGAAAGCCGGGCCAGAACTAGCGAGGCAGCGCTGCGGTCAGCTGAGTTTATGGTCCAAGTTGCCGGCTATGAACTGGAGGCGGCGCTGGCGGTGCTGCAGATCTCGGCTGCGGAAATGGTTCCCGAACCACGTGAGCAAGTGGTAATCAAGGCGCCGGCAGCTGGCAGGGTCCTGGCGGTCTACCATGAAAGTGCCGGCGTCGTTGGAGCTGGAGAAGCACTGCTGGAAGTGGGCGATCCCCGTTCCCTGGAAGTGGAGGTAGATCTTTTGTCAGCTGATGCAGTACGGGTAGCTGCTGGAACCCCAGTGATTTTTGAGCACTGGGGAGGGGAAGACCCGTTGCATGGCGTGGTTAAAAGGGTGGAACCCCGTGGTTTTACCAAGATATCAGCCCTCGGGGTGGAGGAACAGCGGGTGCTGGTTATTGTTGATTTTACCTCGTCTGCAGAGGAGTGGGAGCGTCTGGGTGACGGCTATCGTCTGGATGCCCGCTTTATCCTGTGGCATGACGATGATGTGCTGCAGGTGCCGAGCAGCTCCCTCTTCCGGGAGGCAGGCCGCTGGGCGGTGTTTGTTGTCGAGCGGGGCCGGGCTCGCCAACAGCTGGTGGAGGTTGGCCGGCACGGCGGACTGCAGGTCCAGATCCTTGCCGGCCTGGCAGAGGGTCAGCAGGTCATTATCCACCCTTCCGCCAAGGTTGAGGCTGGCCGGCGGATTGCCCGCCGCTGA